The segment GTCTTTTTTGGGCATCAGCAGAACTTTCAACTAATACCATTAATCCGTCATCTTTTAAAAAACTACCTAAATTTTCTATTGTTTGAATTTGTAGATCTTGCTCTAAAACATTTTGTATAGCCCTTTTTGAAATTATGAAATCATATTTTTTTTCAAAAGAGGAGCTAGTAATGTCAGTCATATCCTGTTGAATAAAATTATGTTTATCTGAATTAGATTTTTTAGAACAAACATCAATTAAGTCTTTTACAAAATCAGTTCCAAGATAATCAAAGCTTTTTAGCTTTTGAGCAATTTTAGAATACAATACTCCATTCCCACATCCAATTTCTAAAATACTTTTATTATCTTCTATTCTTTTTAAAATTTCGCTGTCTTCAACATCGTCAAAAGCTATATCATTAGTGCAAACTTGTCTTTCTTTATTTTTTTTTAACCTTTCAACCCAGAAATCGTGGTTTTCTTTTTTTAATTTATATTCCATATTATAGCTTAATCCTTTCAAACATATTTAAAGTCTTTTTATATATAAAGTATAAAGGTGAGAAATATACAGCAGGATAAACTAAATTGTAAACAAAATGTTTTTTAAAATTAAAATATTTTTTTATTCTATGATCATTTACTAAAAAAAGTTTTAGCATTTCTACCGCAAAGTTTCTTAGCGCATAGTTTTTACAATAAAAATATCTCCAAAAACCCATTCCTCTTGATCTATAATAATCTAATATTTCAGGCACCCTCACTATTACGACAAAACCGTAAAGTTTTGTCCATTCTCTTACTCCTTGTAAACAAACACATAATGGCTCACCATGAATAATTGCCTTTGAGTTTTTAAAAGCGTTAGCAAATATCATAGTATTAAAAAAGGTATTATCCTCATTTGACATCCAATTTTTATCCATAATATTTTTATGATTTAAACATGATAAATTTTCTACCCAGCCTTTTCTTCTAAACATGTTTAAAAACATTCCTAACAAAAAATCAAAAGAAACATTGGGGTTGATTACTTCCCAAAAACTAACTTTTCTATTTTTTTTTTGAATTGAAAATGTTTTAAGTTTATTTGGGATCTTATAAGTTGAAAAGGGATGTTTAAAATTATTTAAAAAACTTTTATTCAATAAATAAGCATTCATATAAAAATAATCCACATCTTTATGTTTATTAAGTAGATTTTTTATTTTTTTTAAACTTTTTGGCAAAAGTAGATCATCATTTCCAATCGTCCAAACAAATTCTCCACTTGCCATACTCACAGATTTTAAAAAATTACGTGTTATTCCAAGATTACGATTAAATTTATTAAATTTAATGTTTATTTTTTTTTTGTATTTTTTAATAATTGAATTTATATCATGCTTAGAACCATTATCTGAGACACAGACTTCAAAATTAAATCCTTTGCAATTTTTTTTACTAATAAATATGGCTTCAAGACAATTTTCCAAATATTGTGGACGATTATAAGTGGGTATACAAATACTTAATTTTAATTTTTTTTTCACTATGATTAAATTGTGTTATTATAGTATTAAGTTTATTTTTTCTGAAAATAATATGGTCTACCATTTTTTGATACTTTGTAAACTTTAAGCTTATTTTTTTTTATGAACTCATCTATGGCTAAGGTTGCACCTTTTATATGTGTGTAATCATCAATAAGAACTATTCCGTTTTTTGAAACATATTTATACAAAGTATTTAATACAAACCTTGTAGGTTCATATACATCTAAATCTAAATGTAATAATGATATTTTTAGTTTTTTATTTTTAGTTAAATAATTAGGTAAAGTTTTTAAAACATCTCCTTTAACAAGATCATAGTTTGTTAAATCTTTTTTTTTCAAATATTTTTTTAAAAGTTTTACACTTATACCAAGACCAATATTATTATCATGTCTCTTAGCAAAAACTTTGTCTGCTTTATTATTTCTATACTCTTTCTTGGGATGAGGAAATTTTCCGAATGCATCAAAACCTATTACTTTCCTTTTATTTTTTTTTTCAATTAAATCTCTAAAAGTTAAAAACCTTATCAAGCTTGCACCTTTGAAAACACCACATTCAATTATATCTCCTTTAATATTCAAAATTTTTTTATAAATTTCATAATGATCTAGTAATTTCAGTATTCTTTTTTTATCTGAAGTTAAGTAAAATAAATTTTCGTATTGCCATGTATTCATAGTCTATTTTCAATTATTCTTTTAAATTTTAAGTTAAAATTTTTATCAGGCAATTGAGTATAAAGATTAACAAACTTTTTCAAGTTATTTTGAACATTATCATTATTCCACCATTTTAAAGGATCATTCCATATGTCTAATAAATGTTGATATAATTTTTCCTGGTCATCAAAAAATATTTTAGAGTTTTTTAACAATTCATAATCTTGAACAACAAATTTATTTTGATGTTGATAACCCTTTTCCCAGAGACATAAAGTTGGTTTATTTAAAGCAAACATCTCTAATATACCAGTTGAATCATGGTTAAATAATATTAATTTTGCACTGTTTATTGCATCGAAATAATTCTGTTCGGAGTAATCGATTTTAAATCGATCTAAATCTTTTAACTGATCTTCAATTCTATTTTTTGAAGCGTAATGAGCTCTTATTACAGTTTTTTTAACCAGATCTGATGAAAATTTTTTACAAAGTTTTACAGTTAAATCTAATTGATTAAGTCCTTCGCTATATCTATCATATGGAACTGCATTATATCCACTAGATCTCATTAAGATAAGAAATTTATCTACTTTTTTATTTTTAAAGTATTTTTTATTCAACAACTTAAAATTTACAAATTTTAAATTATTTTTTTTTGTGGTATCAGTTTTGTCACCCCAAGTTATAAAATAATCACAAGTGTTACATTCATTATTATAACTGTTATCCAACCTAGTGATATATGATCCACCATGTTGATAAACAAAATATTTTATTTTGGGATTATAAAATTTTCTCAAAGCAACATAATATTTAAATGGCTCAATACTTTCAAATGCATAACTAGTACAAATTGCTTTAGGATTTTTTGGAAAATTTAATTTTTCTGAATATTCTATTAAATTTTTAAAATCCTCCACAATTGTTATGGGCAAAGACTTATTTAAAATTCTTATTATTAAGTTAAAAATTTTGACAAAATGCTTGTCATAATTTTGATTATCTAATTTTACAAATTTTTCAAAATTCAAATTTTTTCTTAATTTACAATCAAAATTAGAGTAATTAAAATTAAAATTTAAAGGATATACTCTTGGTAATTGCCCGAAAGATAAATCAATTTTTTTTTCATTAAAAAATTCAAATCCCATATTATATAAAAAAATATTTGAATTATTGGGTATTAAATTTGTTAAATAAAACCAAAGATTAATTATATTTTGTTTAAAATTCTTTTTATTATCAGAGGATTTTCTATTGCTTAATAATTCTGTATCATCAAATTTTTTTTCTGATAATTTAATTATATTTAATTCAATATCTAAAAAACAATTTTTTAAAATATAAGAATAAATACATGTGTTCCATAAGTTGTTTATAGTGGCGTGTTGTATTGTATGTGTCTCTGTTGTGAAAAAATTAAAATTTGTAGTGTCATAAATAGTTGTATAATTAATATTAAATTTTTTTTTACTTTCGATTATATTTTTATATTTAAGTATAAATTGTTGAATAAATTTTCTTAGCCAGGCTCCAATAACAATTTCAAAAAACTTTTGATTTAAGTTTTTTTCGAAAATTGAATTTAATTCAAGTTTAATACATTCTAATATTTCATAAAATAATTTATTTGATAAATTAAAATTTTCAATTCGATAACTATAATCTAATCTACTTGAAAAATATTTATCAGTTGATTTTTTTAGTTTACATTGATCATAAATAAAGCGATCAACAAATATATTTTCAAAATCATCATTTTTATTGATAAATTGATCAGATGGATTTATGATAAGCTTATTTTTCAA is part of the Candidatus Pelagibacter sp. HTCC7211 genome and harbors:
- a CDS encoding class I SAM-dependent methyltransferase, giving the protein MEYKLKKENHDFWVERLKKNKERQVCTNDIAFDDVEDSEILKRIEDNKSILEIGCGNGVLYSKIAQKLKSFDYLGTDFVKDLIDVCSKKSNSDKHNFIQQDMTDITSSSFEKKYDFIISKRAIQNVLEQDLQIQTIENLGSFLKDDGLMVLVESSADAQKRLNLARKKYDLHEIIPPFHNLFFDDERLRNHEFKSIKLVEISPFASDFYYITRLVYARYAKEFLKEKTNYDHPLEKIANSMSENQHTKDFSQIQTYIFKKK
- a CDS encoding glycosyltransferase, which translates into the protein MKKKLKLSICIPTYNRPQYLENCLEAIFISKKNCKGFNFEVCVSDNGSKHDINSIIKKYKKKINIKFNKFNRNLGITRNFLKSVSMASGEFVWTIGNDDLLLPKSLKKIKNLLNKHKDVDYFYMNAYLLNKSFLNNFKHPFSTYKIPNKLKTFSIQKKNRKVSFWEVINPNVSFDFLLGMFLNMFRRKGWVENLSCLNHKNIMDKNWMSNEDNTFFNTMIFANAFKNSKAIIHGEPLCVCLQGVREWTKLYGFVVIVRVPEILDYYRSRGMGFWRYFYCKNYALRNFAVEMLKLFLVNDHRIKKYFNFKKHFVYNLVYPAVYFSPLYFIYKKTLNMFERIKL
- a CDS encoding TylF/MycF/NovP-related O-methyltransferase, encoding MNTWQYENLFYLTSDKKRILKLLDHYEIYKKILNIKGDIIECGVFKGASLIRFLTFRDLIEKKNKRKVIGFDAFGKFPHPKKEYRNNKADKVFAKRHDNNIGLGISVKLLKKYLKKKDLTNYDLVKGDVLKTLPNYLTKNKKLKISLLHLDLDVYEPTRFVLNTLYKYVSKNGIVLIDDYTHIKGATLAIDEFIKKNKLKVYKVSKNGRPYYFQKK